From a region of the Carassius auratus strain Wakin chromosome 31, ASM336829v1, whole genome shotgun sequence genome:
- the LOC113050561 gene encoding phosphoglucomutase-1-like — MVKITVIKTKPYTDQKPGTSGLRKRVTVFQQNQHYAENFIQSIISTTDPAQRQEGTLVVGGDGRFFMKDAIQLIVQIAAANGIGRLVIGQNGIMSTPAVSCVIRKIKAIGGIILTASHNPGGPSGDFGIKFNISSGGPAPEGITDKIFQISKSLQEYHICPELKVDLSTIGKQTFEVDTFKPFTVEIVDSVESYAEMLRDIFDFAALKELLSGPNHINVRLDAMHGVVGPYIKKIVCEELGSPANSAVNCVPSEDFGGHHPDPNLTYAAELVNAMKGGEYDFGAAFDGDGDRNMVLGKHGFFVNPSDSVAVIGANITSIPYFQKTGVKGLARSMPTSGALDNVAKALKMPLYETPTGWKFFGNLMDAGKLSLCGEESFGTGSDHIREKDGLWAVLAWLSILASRKQSVEDIMKDHWQKFGRNFFTRYDYEEVDSDAANKMIDHLQTAMSDKAFLGQKFSSGDKTYQVEKADNFEYTDPVDGSVSKGQGLRIIFSDGSRIIFRLSGTGSAGATIRLYIDSYEKDPQKIYQDPQVMLAPLVDIALRISQLQEKTGRTAPTVIT, encoded by the exons ATGGTGAAAATTACGGTTATTAAGACCAAACCATACACCGATCAAAAACCCGGAACAAGCGGTTTGAGAAAGAGGGTGACTGTGTTCCAGCAGAACCAGCATTATGCGGAGAATTTTATCCAGAGTATCATTTCCACCACTGACCCTGCTCAGAGACAGGAGGGCACCCTGGTAGTTGGAGGAGATGGACGCTTCTTCATGAAAGACGCTATTCAGCTGATCGTCCAGATTGCCGCAGCTAATGGG ATTGGCAGGCTGGTCATTGGTCAGAATGGGATTATGTCAACACCTGCTGTTTCCTGTGTGATCCGAAAAATCAAAGCCATTGGGGGGATCATCCTGACAGCCAGTCACAACCCTGGCGGTCCCAGCGGAGACTTCGGCATAAAGTTCAACATATCTAGTGGAG GTCCTGCACCAGAGGGCATCACAGACAAAATCTTCCAGATCAGCAAGAGCCTGCAGGAATATCACATCTGCCCTGAGCTCAAGGTGGACCTCTCAACCATTGGCAAGCAGACCTTTGAAGTTGACACGTTCAAGCCCTTTACTG TTGAAATTGTGGACTCAGTGGAATCCTATGCAGAGATGCTAAGAGATATCTTTGATTTTGCTGCTCTGAAAGAATTGCTTTCAGGGCCCAATCATATCAATGTACGGCTTGATGCAATGCATGGAG TGGTGGGTCCTTATATAAAGAAGATTGTATGTGAAGAACTCGGTTCACCTGCTAACTCTGCTGTTAACTGTGTCCCCTCGGAGGACTTTGGGGGACACCATCCTGACCCTAACTTAACATATGCTGCTGAACTGGTCAACGCTATGAAGGGAGGTGAATATGACTTTGGAGCAGCGTTTGATGGTGATGGT GATCGTAACATGGTTCTGGGTAAGCATGGGTTCTTTGTAAACCCCTCAGACTCTGTGGCAGTCATCGGTGCAAACATTACATCCATCCCATATTTCCAGAAGACCGGCGTGAAGGGTCTGGCTCGCAGTATGCCCACCAGTGGTGCTCTGGACAA CGTTGCCAAAGCTTTGAAGATGCCGCTTTATGAGACTCCCACAGGCTGGAAATTCTTTGGAAACTTGATGGATGCTGGCAAGTTATCCCTCTGTGGTGAAGAAAGCTTTGGTACTG gtTCTGATCACATCCGGGAGAAAGATGGTCTGTGGGCAGTTCTGGCATGGCTCTCAATCCTGGCCTCTCGCAAGCAGAGCGTAGAGGATATCATGAAAGACCACTGGCAGAAGTTTGGACGGAACTTCTTCACAAG GTATGACTATGAAGAGGTGGACTCTGATGCTGCGAATAAGATGATTGATCACTTACAGACAGCTATGTCTGATAAAGCCTTTCTAGGGCAGAAGTTCTCCTCAGGTGATAAAACGTATCAAGTGGAGAAGGCTGATAACTTTGAGTACACAGACCCTGTTGATGGCAGTGTTTCGAAAGGACAG GGTTTGAGGATCATCTTCTCTGATGGCTCACGTATTATCTTCCGTCTCAGCGGGACAGGCAGTGCCGGGGCAACCATCAGGCTTTACATTGACAGCTATGAGAAAGACCCCCAGAAAATTTATCAGGACCCACAG GTCATGCTGGCTCCTCTGGTGGACATTGCCTTGAGGATCTCTCAGCTTCAGGAAAAGACAGGTCGCACCGCTCCAACAGTGATCACATAA
- the LOC113050558 gene encoding EF-hand calcium-binding domain-containing protein 7-like produces MQRSEEERFYMTCRAAYLSVFRSSLVNMTSKDQLCSVLQHAGRNPSQKALDKYWPPGTKKLNFDDFCEILKKEKTAEPDQLMRIFKKFDANCDGNISHDELSRILTSSGEKMSPKEVDEIFSLADVNKDGKLDYAEFCRLLESTVEQCQNTALEKLEADAKLKRQNFGNQLDISPQSLGSQPELPASEIQPRTEPETTQRKDSRSSSRPSSARSRRSSSSTAITMGAGSTKSGRLAEPISLQDWHHTLMRGCFYLEEDGTIVSLQYRLIIPETTSVYLTIRPLNLSPIPDKPSPWMCVDTALYVVTGNVTKEDSNLVCFTELRDKERFLWRGELNAGSYLLLPFTTGCRLMRRTRKTATKTAQLVSRTQSGELELTKEFKAALSDIFEMIDLDGSGLLSLEEYNFFEQRTSGEKCDEDAWAICKENFDTRKNELTRQGFMELNLMEANDREGDPRDLWLTLEAMGYNRSLEMVEACPFVIAVYCEDVKATLQAVHLDSGIKMLNSAVQRSITSKAEARSLKGHENVLVYTYKGESRISSVIANKSNQKVTVHINNEQSKNCVSSRGMSVFAVEVPARTKMVCQHVMALNEQLEWTYNSVETIIPSL; encoded by the exons atgcagCGCTCAGAGGAAGAGAGGTTTTATATGACGTGCAGGGCTGCTTATCTGTCTGTGTTCAGATCCAGTCTGGTTAATATGACTTCAAAAGATCAGCTGTGTTCCG TTCTCCAGCATGCAGGTAGAAATCCATCACAGAAAGCTTTAGACAAATATTGGCCACCTGGAACCAAGAAGCTGAATTTTGATGACTTTTGTGAGATACTTAAGAAGGAAAAAACAGCAGAACCAGACCAGCTTATGAGAATTTTCAAGAAATTCGATGCAAATTGTGATGGAAATATCTCACACGATGAGCTCAGCAGAATCCTTACTTCC tctgGTGAAAAAATGTCACCTAAGGAAGTGGATGAAATCTTTTCCTTAGCAGATGTCAACAAAGATGGGAAGTTAGACTATGCAGAG TTCTGCAGGCTTCTCGAGTCTACAGTCGAACAGTGTCAGAACACAGCACTGGAAAAGCTTGAGGCTGATGCCAAACTGAAGAGGCAGAACTTTGGCAACCAGTTGGACATCTCTCCACAGAGCCTAGGGTCCCAACCTGAGCTTCCAGCTTCAGAGATACAGCCCAGAACAGAGCCGGAAACCACACAGAGGAAAG ACAGTCGCTCATCATCCAGACCATCATCAGCTCGCAGTCGTCGCTCATCTTCATCCACGGCCATCACCATGGGCGCTGGCAGCACTAAGAGTGGCAGACTGGCAGAGCCCATATCTCTACAG GATTGGCATCACACTCTTATGAGAGGTTGTTTTTATCTGGAGGAAGATGGAACGATTGTTTCTCTTCAGTATCGTCTGATTATACCAGAGACAACCAGCGTCTACTTGACCATACGTCCCCTCAACCTTAGCCCGATTCCTG ATAAGCCTTCTCCGTGGATGTGTGTGGACACAGCTCTCTATGTGGTGACAGGGAATGTGACCAAAGAAGATTCCAATTTGGTTTGCTTTACTGAGTTAAGAGATAAGGAG AGGTTTCTGTGGAGAGGAGAGCTCAATGCCGGCTCATATCTGCTCTTGCCCTTTACCACCGGCTGCAGACTGATGAGGAGGACAAGGAAGACCGCCACTAAAACTGCTCAACTAGTCAGCCGCACCCAGTCGGGAGAGCTGGAGCTAACCAAAGAGTTCAA GGCGGCATTGTCTGACATCTTTGAAATGATTGATTTGGATGGCAGTGGTCTGTTGAGCCTAGAGGAGTACAACTTCTTTGAACAGAGAACCAGTGGAGAGAAATGTGATGAGGATGCCTGGGCCATCTGCAAAG AGAACTTTGACACAAGGAAAAATGAGTTAACTAGACAAGGCTTCATGGAGCTCAACCTGATGGAAGCGAATGATCGGGAAGGTGACCCCAGAGATTTGTGGCTCACCCTGGAGGCCATGGGCTACAACCGCAGTTTAGAGATGGTGgag GCCTGTCCGTTTGTTATTGCAGTCTACTGTGAAGATGTAAAGGCAACTCTTCAGGCAGTTCATTTGGATTCTGGTATCAAGATGTTGAATTCTGCTGTACAGAGGTCTATCACGTCAAAAGCAGAGGCCAGATCGCTCAAGGGTCACGAAAATGTATTGGTTTATACATACAAAGGAGAGAGCAGGATTTCATCAGTCATTGCCAATAAG TCCAATCAGAAGGTGACGGTGCACATCAACAATGAACAAAGCAAGAACTGTGTGAGCAGCAGGGGCATGAGTGTGTTTGCTGTGGAGGTTCCAGCTAGGACTAAAATG GTATGTCAGCACGTCATGGCTTTAAATGAACAACTGGAGTGGACTTACAACAGTGTTGAGACCATCATACCAAGTTTGTAA